The Candidatus Paceibacterota bacterium genomic sequence CGATTCTCGATCGCCAATGCGGCCTCTGGTCCAAGTCTCAAACCTACCCGCCTCGGTCAGACAATCATTTGGCGTGGCAAGAAATACACTGCCGTTAAATCTGGCAAGAGAATTGTTTGGAGCAAAGGGGCACCACTCACTTCTAAAAAGACCGAAGCACCGTTGCCGATTATTGCAAACATCGACCTGGCTGCATCAAGTGAAGTCTCGGATGGCATGACGCAAGTTTTTTATCCGAAGCATCGGAATGCCAGGGGGAAAGGATTTTTTGTTTCTCGAGAGAACGGCGTTTTAAACGCCTTCGGCACAATATGCACGCATGAAATGTGTCAGGTTCAAAACGGACTTCCACGATTGTTTTGTGCTTGTCATCATTCATTTTTCAATCGGATTACAGGATTCCCAGAAGAGGGACCCGCAAAGCGTCCTCTGCTAAATTATCCAGTCAAGGAAACATCCGGTCGC encodes the following:
- a CDS encoding Rieske (2Fe-2S) protein, with product MPLISRKNFLAVAAVSFLQTRFSIANAASGPSLKPTRLGQTIIWRGKKYTAVKSGKRIVWSKGAPLTSKKTEAPLPIIANIDLAASSEVSDGMTQVFYPKHRNARGKGFFVSRENGVLNAFGTICTHEMCQVQNGLPRLFCACHHSFFNRITGFPEEGPAKRPLLNYPVKETSGRIIVTVNF